The sequence TAAAGTTTATAATGCTATTGAAGAATTGGCAACAGAAGGTTCTTATGGAATTATATTCGATAAATCGGGTTCTCTGACAATGTTATACACAAATCCTAAACTTGATAAAAGCGATGAAGTACTTGAAAAACTTGGATACAAACCAGGAACAGTAAAAGATGATAAAACGAAAGAATAATTATCATTACCGGGTATTTTCAAAAAAAAATATAAATTCATCACTTATTAAATGGATTTTTAATTAATTATTATAATTTTGCCCGGAATTCATTTTAATACAATTTACATTAACCTAATTAAGTAATATGAAAAATTTAGTAAAAACTACTGTTGTTATCCTGATGGTTTTCTGTGCCGTTAACGTATTTGCTCAAGCTAAAGTTAAACTTGGTCACATTAATTCCGATTCATTATTAAAGCTGATGCCGGGAAGAGATTCTGCTATTGCTAAAATACAGGCAGAAGCTGCTGTGTATCAAAAATTACTTGCTACTATGAATTCAGAATACGAAACTAAAGCATCTGAATACCAAACAAATTATACTACTTTATCTGAATTAATAAAACAAACAAAACTTGCAGAATTACAGGATTTACAAACTCGTATCGAAAAATTCCAGACTGATGCTTCCGATTCATTGCAGAAAAAACAGACATCACTGCTTCAACCTATTATTGATAAAGCTAAAAAAGCTATAGAAGAAGTGGCTAAAGAAAATGGGTTTACTTATGTTTTCGACAGTGCTCTCGGAGTTATTCTTTACTCTACAGAAACAGATGATATCATGCCTTTAGTAAAAAAGAAATTAGGAATAAAATAAATAATAAAAAAACCCGCAAATGCGGGTTTTTTTATTCCTCTTTTTCTTTATACCATCCAGAATACATAATATAGCTGTTGGCTATTCTGTTTATTTGCCCCTCGAGTAATTCTTTATCAATTGTTTTCACTTTTTTAGCAGGCACTCCAGCATAAACACTTCCCGATTCAACAACTGTATCTTCAAGAACTAATGCTCCCGCTGCAATTACTGAATTGCTTTCTATTACCGCATGATCCATTATAATGGCACCCATTCCTATCAAAACATTATCATGAA is a genomic window of Bacteroidales bacterium containing:
- a CDS encoding OmpH family outer membrane protein — protein: MKNLVKTTVVILMVFCAVNVFAQAKVKLGHINSDSLLKLMPGRDSAIAKIQAEAAVYQKLLATMNSEYETKASEYQTNYTTLSELIKQTKLAELQDLQTRIEKFQTDASDSLQKKQTSLLQPIIDKAKKAIEEVAKENGFTYVFDSALGVILYSTETDDIMPLVKKKLGIK